The Corallococcus soli genome has a window encoding:
- a CDS encoding pectin acetylesterase-family hydrolase, whose amino-acid sequence MSLLALAAPVSSARAEVLVEGIVDVLVDGGNTYNWQKVTLPGTKCGNGSQYKFFVHRTSSPNLLFMMEGGGACWDYDSCSGRTGILGAANPNGIPDDYMTQFTAKYVSPIVNGADPGLPFRDRKDIATKDWNIVYLPYCTGDVHVGNNVKTYTDTTGGQAPLVWHHSGYTNTIAAANYAKQNFTNVQKLLVTGYSAGGTSTSAGYYFIRKAINPARGYLLNDSGPIFMAPNSNSLSRPLHDKIRSSWNLDSVFSLLPASFNINDMGTINKMVATEFPNDQLAYTGYTRDYNYSRYSYERFKTPNDQASVHAYWKQDQDAFVNELNKYNNFSYFIPHHRPINASHCSTIITFVGAHACQKMEKKYWYEYASSPWQSYACHSEFVSMDVFLNRFINGNQRVRIYEPANNYNNEDAGMSILAPLINGALGG is encoded by the coding sequence ATGAGCCTTCTGGCCCTCGCCGCCCCCGTGAGCTCCGCTCGCGCCGAGGTGCTGGTGGAAGGCATCGTCGACGTCCTGGTGGACGGCGGAAACACCTACAACTGGCAGAAGGTGACGCTGCCCGGCACCAAGTGCGGCAACGGTTCGCAGTACAAGTTCTTCGTGCACCGCACGTCGTCGCCCAACCTGCTGTTCATGATGGAAGGTGGCGGTGCGTGCTGGGACTACGATTCCTGTAGCGGCCGCACGGGCATCCTGGGGGCGGCGAACCCCAACGGCATCCCCGACGACTACATGACGCAGTTCACGGCCAAGTACGTGTCCCCCATCGTCAACGGGGCGGACCCGGGCCTGCCCTTCCGTGACCGCAAGGACATCGCCACGAAGGACTGGAACATCGTCTACCTGCCGTACTGCACGGGCGACGTGCACGTCGGCAACAACGTGAAGACGTACACGGACACCACCGGCGGCCAGGCGCCCCTCGTGTGGCACCACTCCGGCTACACCAACACCATCGCCGCGGCGAACTACGCCAAGCAGAACTTCACCAACGTGCAGAAGCTGCTGGTGACGGGCTACAGCGCGGGCGGCACGTCCACGTCGGCGGGCTACTACTTCATCCGCAAGGCCATCAACCCGGCGCGCGGCTACCTGCTCAACGACTCCGGCCCCATCTTCATGGCGCCGAACAGCAACTCCCTGTCGCGCCCCCTGCACGACAAGATCCGCTCGTCGTGGAACCTGGACTCGGTGTTCAGCCTGCTGCCGGCCAGCTTCAACATCAACGACATGGGCACCATCAACAAGATGGTCGCCACCGAGTTCCCGAACGACCAGCTGGCGTACACGGGCTACACGCGGGACTACAACTACTCGCGCTACTCCTATGAGCGCTTCAAGACGCCCAACGACCAGGCCTCCGTGCACGCCTACTGGAAGCAGGACCAGGACGCGTTCGTGAACGAGCTGAACAAGTACAACAACTTCAGCTATTTCATCCCGCACCACCGCCCCATCAACGCCAGCCACTGCAGCACCATCATCACGTTCGTGGGCGCGCACGCCTGCCAGAAGATGGAGAAGAAGTACTGGTACGAGTACGCCTCCAGCCCCTGGCAGTCCTACGCCTGCCACAGCGAGTTCGTGTCGATGGACGTGTTCCTGAACCGCTTCATCAACGGCAACCAGCGCGTGCGCATCTACGAGCCCGCGAACAACTACAACAACGAGGACGCGGGCATGAGCATCCTCGCGCCCCTCATCAACGGCGCGCTCGGCGGGTAG
- a CDS encoding ATP-binding domain-containing protein, producing the protein MAGPEQELSTEALALIAEEEALLARVQHALAEARRLAAERTLDTRGLMAQLQVLRDDATTAHAADLPHVFTQMNEVRSMLERQEVVPLPDSNAPYFAHLRLAGPTGQRDYLLGRTSFANLAAGVRVIDWRFAPVARVFYNYEEGDSYEEYFGDRLSEGEVEARRLVIIEKGVLTRISTGPHLLQRDAQGRWHARGRDASSVLSGGTGTAARPGALGVGRGATHVEDAFGVTALLDAEQYAAVSTGPEQPLLVLGSAGSGKTTVALHRLAKVAFDDAKKFPQARTKVVVPEEGLARLTRRLLAPLGLGKVSVETLEAWSLSTARSAFSVPGLKLAPETPALVSRLKRHPVLRHRLAERVSLPRAKGAQPLTLERLRIRLADAFMDRAFLESVVTEAKGELPRTVVAETVEHTKLQTAVPLERQYRDYDEERLATVDGKAIEADTPDALAGTLDFDDLPILMFLKAQRGALGAERLAHVVLDEAEDFSLFELFVVGQLLGDSRSCTLAGDEMQQTTAGFAGWDAALEELGIRDAATCRLQVSYRCPRPVVELAQHVLGTQAPASPAKAGREGAPVGFHHFPDEAQAWLFLGDALRDLVLREPHASVGVIASSREAAQSFHRVIAEMPWARLVLEGDFSFEPGVDVTDVDNVKGLEFDYVVLPDVTARAYPADDEARRRLHVAVTRSSHQLWVASAAVRSPLIRTFPGAVDALQG; encoded by the coding sequence ATGGCCGGCCCGGAGCAGGAGCTGTCGACGGAGGCGCTCGCGCTCATCGCCGAGGAAGAGGCCCTGCTGGCGCGGGTCCAGCACGCCCTCGCGGAGGCGCGCCGCCTGGCCGCGGAGCGGACGCTGGACACGCGGGGGCTGATGGCGCAGTTGCAGGTGCTGCGCGACGACGCCACCACCGCGCACGCGGCGGACCTGCCGCACGTCTTCACCCAGATGAACGAGGTGCGCTCCATGCTGGAGCGGCAGGAGGTCGTGCCCCTGCCGGACAGCAACGCGCCCTACTTCGCCCACCTGCGGCTCGCGGGCCCCACCGGACAGCGCGACTACCTGCTCGGCCGCACCAGCTTCGCCAACCTCGCAGCCGGGGTGCGCGTCATCGACTGGAGGTTCGCCCCCGTCGCCCGCGTCTTCTACAACTACGAGGAGGGCGACTCCTATGAGGAGTACTTCGGAGACCGGCTCTCCGAGGGCGAGGTGGAGGCCCGCCGGCTGGTCATCATCGAGAAGGGCGTCCTCACCCGCATCAGCACCGGCCCCCATCTGCTCCAGCGCGACGCGCAGGGCCGCTGGCACGCGCGAGGGCGCGACGCGTCCTCCGTGCTCTCCGGTGGCACCGGCACCGCCGCGCGGCCCGGCGCCCTGGGCGTGGGCCGGGGCGCCACGCACGTCGAGGACGCCTTCGGCGTGACGGCGCTCCTGGACGCGGAGCAGTACGCGGCCGTCAGCACCGGGCCGGAGCAGCCGCTGCTGGTGCTGGGCAGCGCGGGCAGCGGCAAGACGACGGTGGCGCTGCACCGGCTGGCGAAGGTCGCCTTCGACGACGCGAAGAAGTTCCCCCAGGCGCGCACCAAGGTCGTCGTCCCCGAGGAGGGCCTGGCCCGGCTGACGCGCCGGCTGCTCGCGCCCCTGGGCCTGGGCAAGGTGTCCGTGGAGACGCTGGAGGCCTGGTCGCTCAGCACCGCGCGCTCGGCCTTCAGCGTGCCGGGCCTCAAGCTGGCCCCGGAGACGCCCGCGCTCGTCTCACGCCTCAAGCGCCACCCCGTGCTGCGCCACAGGCTGGCGGAGCGCGTGAGCCTGCCCAGGGCGAAGGGCGCGCAGCCCCTCACCCTGGAGCGGCTGCGCATCCGGCTGGCGGACGCCTTCATGGACCGCGCCTTCCTGGAGTCCGTGGTGACGGAGGCGAAGGGCGAGCTGCCCCGCACGGTGGTGGCGGAGACGGTGGAGCACACCAAGCTCCAGACGGCCGTGCCGCTGGAGCGCCAGTACCGGGACTACGACGAGGAGCGGCTCGCCACCGTGGACGGCAAGGCGATTGAAGCCGACACGCCGGACGCGCTCGCGGGCACGCTGGACTTCGACGACCTGCCCATCCTGATGTTCCTCAAGGCGCAGAGGGGCGCGCTGGGCGCGGAGCGGCTGGCGCACGTCGTCCTGGACGAAGCGGAGGACTTCTCCCTCTTCGAGCTCTTCGTCGTGGGGCAATTGCTGGGCGACAGCCGCAGCTGCACGCTCGCGGGCGACGAGATGCAGCAGACGACCGCGGGCTTCGCTGGCTGGGACGCCGCGCTGGAGGAGCTGGGCATCCGCGACGCCGCCACCTGCCGGCTCCAGGTGTCCTACCGCTGCCCGCGCCCCGTGGTGGAGCTGGCGCAGCACGTGTTGGGCACCCAGGCCCCCGCCTCCCCCGCGAAGGCCGGCCGCGAGGGCGCACCCGTGGGCTTCCACCACTTCCCCGACGAGGCCCAGGCCTGGCTGTTCCTGGGCGATGCGCTGCGCGACCTGGTGCTGCGCGAGCCGCACGCGTCGGTGGGCGTCATCGCCAGCAGCCGGGAGGCCGCCCAGTCGTTCCACCGCGTCATCGCGGAGATGCCCTGGGCCCGGCTGGTGCTGGAGGGGGACTTCTCCTTCGAGCCCGGCGTGGACGTGACGGACGTGGACAACGTGAAGGGGCTGGAGTTCGACTACGTCGTCCTGCCGGACGTGACGGCCCGCGCCTACCCCGCGGACGACGAGGCCCGCCGCCGCCTGCACGTCGCCGTCACCCGCTCCTCCCACCAGCTGTGGGTGGCCTCCGCCGCCGTGCGCTCCCCGCTCATCCGGACCTTCCCGGGGGCGGTGGACGCCCTTCAGGGCTGA